CACTATACAGGGAAAATGCGGGACTTTTCCCTAGCAGTTTAAGGAGTCTACATAAATCCTGGCCAAAGTTCCCCTAATGAAATGACTATAATATTTTAGCAAGGATTTGAGCTTGTTCTGAATTATCTATTTCTTCATTCCTGTGCAGCAAGTAGTGCTTCACTTTACATCTGTGTCTTACTTAGAACTCTTTACCCACAACTCTCCATGCCTTAAGAAGAGTTATCTTTGTTCCCATTTTATAGatagaaaaatacacagaaaaagacTTCAGATGTGGCTCAGAGACTCTACAAATCCACAAATGAGCAGCAGAATCAGTGAAAAGCAGGtattctgctttctttgccaATGCCAAAATAGTAATGTTTAACGGTATATGTACTTGAAATAGGACACTAACAGAAATACTAAAGATCACTAAAATAATCAGCATTTTCAGGTCTTTTTCACTTTGAAGTTTTAAATACCAAATGGGAACTGAAATACTGATCTGAGGAGCAACTATATTAAACTGGCATCTTACTTAAATATGCTGACCTGAGTGATTACAGTATCAGCACTTCTTTTTGCTCCTGCTAGGCCTGGAGCACTAACACAGCTGAAAAGGCTGGAGATGAATGTTCTTACTCCTTGTGCATTACCAgtagaattaatttaaatgttaataaGAGCCTCGGAGCAATCTGTGGAAGTCAACAGACATGACTGAGGTCATGATCAGAAAACACTTGTCTCTTAATAATACTTGTGTAATGCTAATTTTTCCCACTGAACAAACTTAAATTCCAAGGGGAGCAGGAATAAAACCATAGTGGCTTCTCAGAGGACTTACAACTGGGGATATTTCCTTCTGTCCATTTCAAAACACAGGGCAGGGAACCCATTTTTGCTGTAGCACAACTGAGAACTGAACTTGAACTGCCCATaagcagcagtgccagctgcttatttctccttttcagtcACACTGGGAGACAAAAATTCATTGTTATTAGAACTATCTATATGTGAAACAATCTTTAGTTCAGGTATAAAAGAATTTTTACTTACTcatcaaaatttaaattttttgaCAATTTTCTAACACGTGATTTTCTTAGAACTgtgaggaggggggggaagaatAGACTCAGAGCTAACAACGTCTTTAtaggagctgtgaaccagcctTCAGATACCAAGACAAAAGAACACCAGCAACTACtacttaaattttgttttaattttcacttcacAGTCGTAGTCACTAAACTCAACATTTTTGCACTGAATAACAAGCTGCTATTATAGGAAGTAAAATACTCTAATTCAACACCAAGTTAGAGACTCATAATTAGATGAGGTATTACCAAGGTTCTTCTGTGCCTTAAGACATACACCATCATTTGGCTTCATTATTCCTGATGTTTTCATATGGTTCATGGTATGAGGATCAAGATATGAAAGCAGCCTTTTTAGTAACCAACTTTGAACAGCCTCAATTCTCAACCCTTGTAACATTCTTCCACAAATTCCCAAAGGATGCTTATAGCACTGAAGCATTTATTTCAGGTCATAAAAGATAAAGAACttcaaataactttttattttttccagtgagaaaATGATTATTTATgctcttaaaataaaagcactttgtATAAAAGGTCTGTAAAGatatgtttttaattacatatttCAAAACCGTGTTATACAAGACAATTCTACTGCTTATACTCAGTAAATATATTCAAAACTTAAGAGACCAGTAAACAAATAAGCAGACAAGTCTATAAGTAACTCAGATCTTTTCTGGAAAAGCAAGTCATGAACAATTTGTCTCTTGtgactgaaaacagaaggagaaaaggggcaAAGAAAATGAGTTCAAGCAAGAAACTGTAACACCCCTTTTGATCTCGCATGcaagctgaaaatgagaaaaagtttcGATCATTCAGTCTGCAGCCTTATTTAAAGATCAAAACAAGCCCGCGCTGCTTAAAGCCTtacttcattaaaagaaaagaagctacACACAGTCAAAGAGTTAATTGAATGGTAAGTGGGATATTATTTCTCACAGCTTTGCTTAACTTACAGAAACATCATTATTTATAAACTGTTCTGTATTCCACAGAAGACAATCAAGGTGCACTTTACAAAAGTTTTTTTCACAGTctgccatttcttttcaaatcttCCATTACCTACCTGCTACCTTAAAATCTCCAGGTTGAGATTTAATCATTTGCTAAATAAATTATATAGGAATTAAAATCTTCCAGTCATTTAGAAAGAGAAAGTGCATATAGTATATGGTGACaagatttttgaaataaaatttgaaaacaagtgGCTCAAGATATTTGCTAAGGAAAGCCTTCTCTTTTACCTACAAAATTAAACATACCAGTGATAAAATTTCCTGCAATACAAAAGTCTGTTTGAATGTGTAAAGCTTTTGCTGAGACTACATAAATTATAATCCTTAACATACGTTTTTTCAGCAAGTGAatccattttctccttcctttgaaGATGCCACAGATCTAACAGAAACATCCAAAACTTTGCTTAATGCAGAGGGAATATCATCCCAGGTTCCTTACATTCAGCATTTATTTACTGAAGGAGAACTTTCAAGTCTCCCAGAAGGACACAAGAAACTCAAGTTTTGAAGTGTCATTCACTCTTCTGAATACACTAATTTGAATACTCCTAAGTCATATGTTACTATGATTCACTGTATATTTGGCTAATCATTTAACTGTCCTAACAAAAtgttaaacatttgaaaattctTGAGGGCACAGCAGATTAACAATCAGAAGAGTATTTAATGGCCAACTGTCTGATTTAGAATTTCTGTCTGTTGTCCATATTCTAACCATTTAAAGTATCTTAACACCTTATATATTACCCCGCTTTCAATTAAGTATCTTGCCATGCAACACAATTCACATAAAATCAGAGCTAATTTTGATCTTCAATCACGTATGCAAGGTCCAAAACCAGATTGGCTGTCTCCAGAGCTACCTGTAGGCCACTACACTTTGCAGCAAAACAGTCCAATGTCAGAGAGTCAGCAACCTTTACTGAGGGCTCCTCAGGGCAGCCCTGTATAATAGGAGAGCCAAACTGGCCTTGCAAAAGCCGCCAGCTGAGATTCTCAGTGTTACCATTAATCCCACAGCCACATTTTGAAACTAAATCTGACCAATTAGAGACAGAGGGAAAACCTGATGGAACAAACCAACAGTGTCCATAAACCATGTCCGTAAGAATTTCTCCACCATCGTGATTCAGAGAGCAAGCTACAGACTCCAGGGAACGGCAAAAACCATCAGCAACCAATTGGTATTGTGTCCGAGAACAATCCATATCTTTAAAGCTGCTGGTGGACAGATTacaactctaaaaaaaaaaaacaaaatcagaaaatgaaaacacttacagaaataattttaaacatatttagtactgttttttaaacagatggtTCAGTCTTAGCTAAAACAATTGTTCATGTGATAATTATTCCACAATAGGAAAGCTTTCTAGACAAGTCAAAGCTGAGTTCTGCATGATTATCTTTCAATATAAGAAGTCTACACATTTTTTAACACTTCAAATAAAGCACTTGCTGTAATAGATACCTAAAGAAAGATTAACAAGTACAAAAACTTCTGTTAACAGAAGTCTGAAAAAGATGTAGCACTAAGTGCTTCAAGACCCCTTTGTTTTATATTAGACAGCAAAAATGCAACATCTATTAAtctagaaaagcattttaactgTAGCAGTGATTCTACATAAATTGCTTAAGTATATTAAGCAGCTTTAAAAACCTTCTTACATACCTTGTGTCTGATGTATGAAGCCAAGTGAGTTTCTGTACAGCCACCTCCTAACAATGCCAAAGGCTCCTTGACTGTTAACTGTAACACATGTTCTGCAGTTTCACAGGCACGCTGAAAACCATATGAATTTGTCATGAGACATACCATGATTAATAGGATTTGCTCCCACTGAAGGAACTACTGGAATAAAATTTTCAGTAGTTTCTGGGCCAGACTTCATAAACTTGAATCGTGTGTGGACATAAAGCTGCTGAGTGATTTCCAAAACCATGTGAGAAATTGTCTTTGTCCACTCTCAGTAtggcaaagcagaaataaaaaaaaagctgtattttattcctcctttttgCAAAACAGGGTTATACATAAAAAGTCAATCTATCAATGACATTTCTAGAGCAACTATTTGATGCAAAACTATGCTTGACTACTATTGCAGGTGTTGCTGCTGGCCTTTTGCTGGGcagttttttctttatgctCTCATAGACTAAGTAATgagaatgaaaatgtttatcCAGTACTGGCCTCAGGAACaggtgaaaaaatgtttctgtctaAACAAGTTCCTGTACTAAAATAGAGGTATTAAATGAACATGAGCACTTCAAGGATTTTGAAATTTTGGAAACAAGGGCGTTTCTGACTTGCTTTCTTGAAATTGTATAAACTCTAACTAAACTCTATTTATGTactgaaaaatcacttttctaaaCTTACCGTATCtatatttctcattatttttccattaaaagcaTGACTTTTcaagaaagatttaaagaaaatttgcttACCTTCAATTCATCCCatgctgtttcatttctgttacaGAGTATCAAGCTGCAGACAACCGTGTCCTTCGGAATTAGATgcacaaaatgttttgaagcaaAACTCTCAACGCGCACATCTTTCAAACTGCCGTAACAACTGGGAGACAACGAATGTATGGAAGCTATAGGCTTTGAACCTGTCCAattaagaaaagcagagaacagtGCGTATTATTACGATCTGTAGTAACAGCTCATCAGAAGAGCTCTCTGTTGCATTTCATAAAGCAtgagcttttttcctcttggctttttaaagcatatatATTCTTCAATACCCACCATTTCAATCTACACAGGAAACCACAAACAGAAGCCAACATGCTTTCAAAGCGCAAGACTTTGTGATagttttaagataaaaaattgttttattctcATTAAATATAAGTTTGAAAATAATCCATATTTGCAAACAGTTACTATAACTGGATATTCCTCATGCAGCAATCAGTAATCACATGTGCAGTATGTCATCATTAGAGCCAATCCCACCttaaaaaatggcttttagACTAGAAAAGAACAACCCTTGCTCAGCTGCTATGGTAGGATACAGAGAGAAATCAGAGAATCCTTACTCTGCAAGGACACCAACCTAGCGAGGTGTTCATTATGAGATGAACGTTAAGGACAattgttttaacagaaaactcGCTTGTTACCTGTCATCCGACTGAGGGGTTCCATCAGAGATAGCCCAGCTCTGTCCACAGCGATGACATGGTTCTCTTTCAGATACTGTTTCAAGGATGGATGGATAACTTTCTGGCACACTACAAGGCCGACCTCATCATTAACCAG
This region of Nyctibius grandis isolate bNycGra1 chromosome 1, bNycGra1.pri, whole genome shotgun sequence genomic DNA includes:
- the MKKS gene encoding molecular chaperone MKKS isoform X1, translated to MSRLEAKKPPLFISEPLTKDAVSQSLCLLSGILKSCYGPAGRLKQLHNGVGGYVCTTSQSSAILSRLSVSHPALRVLTASVQNHVSRFSDCGLFTAILCCSLIENFKSLNVASCTVIKISQHLLSLCMDYLKSEACGCRVSVDFSSVKTLLCLVRSVLTSKPACMLNKPEVDHLTTLILRAFMFTVPCHVETNAVLGKCIIVPVKGRRVMDSTVLPGLLIETPEIQLAKPLTVKRTCSNMIKMALFCVSMSGDCSNSEEGTITVHHGISLEMSELNQLLNVGKQLVNDEVGLVVCQKVIHPSLKQYLKENHVIAVDRAGLSLMEPLSRMTGSKPIASIHSLSPSCYGSLKDVRVESFASKHFVHLIPKDTVVCSLILCNRNETAWDELKRACETAEHVLQLTVKEPLALLGGGCTETHLASYIRHKSCNLSTSSFKDMDCSRTQYQLVADGFCRSLESVACSLNHDGGEILTDMVYGHCWFVPSGFPSVSNWSDLVSKCGCGINGNTENLSWRLLQGQFGSPIIQGCPEEPSVKVADSLTLDCFAAKCSGLQVALETANLVLDLAYVIEDQN